The Montipora foliosa isolate CH-2021 chromosome 1, ASM3666993v2, whole genome shotgun sequence genome has a window encoding:
- the LOC137970535 gene encoding uncharacterized protein: MRNLIILPHNHRIVLLLLKHLHEKRAQCGYKSLTYESRKKFWIIGVRSIAKQLTRNCIVCHKLRQRPLQQLMGQLPNTRAEIEKPAFACTAIDMFGPIQIRLSRKTLKEAQIIIFACMTSRAIHVELVTDRTTDAFLMAFRRFACTRGHPAVCWSDHGTNFVGAQDYLREICKQENITRIQNTVAEEFNCQFRWEWNIPKASHMNGVVEILIKSVRQAMDASFRQQSLTEEQRRTCLAEVTYTINSRPLYPSSDAIWENPPITPNDLIIGPYAAIPVPNPEERVNPRQLA; encoded by the coding sequence ATGCGGAACCTGATCATCTTGCCGCACAACCACAGGATTGTACTCCTCCTTCTCAAACATCTGCACGAGAAAAGAGCCCAATGCGGCTACAAGAGCCTCACTTACGAGTCAAGGAAAAAGTTTTGGATCATTGGCGTGCGGAGCATTGCAAAACAGCTCACAAGAAATTGCATCGTTTGTCACAAGTTACGACAAAGACCTCTTCAGCAGTTGATGGGCCAGCTCCCAAATACACGCGCAGAAATTGAAAAACCAGCTTTTGCCTGCACAGCGATAGATATGTTCGGACCAATACAGATCCGACTAAGTCGCAAGACACTGAAGGAAGCACAGATtatcatttttgcatgtatGACCTCAAGGGCTATTCACGTAGAGCTGGTTACTGACCGAACAACAGACGCTTTTCTCATGGCTTTCCGTAGATTTGCATGCACAAGAGGTCATCCCGCTGTGTGTTGGTCGGATCATGGAACCAACTTTGTCGGAGCTCAGGATTACTTAAGAGAAATTTGCAAACAAGAGAATATTACGAGAATCCAGAATACAGTAGCTGAAGAGTTCAACTGCCAATTTCGTTGGGAATGGAATATCCCCAAAGCAAGCCACATGAATGGTGTTGTTGAAATCTTAATAAAGTCAGTCCGCCAAGCAATGGATGCGAGTTTCAGACAACAAAGTCTAACAGAAGAACAACGGCGAACATGCCTTGCTGAAGTGACCTATACGATTAACAGCCGTCCTTTGTACCCCAGTTCAGATGCCATTTGGGAGAATCCACCTATAACTCCAAATGATTTAATCATCGGACCTTACGCTGCAATCCCCGTACCAAACCCGGAAGAGAGAGTTAACCCAAGGCAATTAGCGTGA
- the LOC137970549 gene encoding putative nuclease HARBI1 — protein MVAELPVMLDVLVDDLENDFFGEDDDDFIILAAAASIFERRNLNRILGYFEQTIAMYSLDEFKAHFPARMRETFDSFRDQSMGRFPGVVGAVDGTFIRVRAPMEEPQAYVCRKKFHALQLQVVCDDNMMLRDTFTGWPGSVHDSRVRRNSSQFRTSQHKFGEDTHLLGDGGYPLLTWLITPFRDNGHVTRDQRKFNKVLSSLRQVVERAIGLLKGRWRKLSLPEI, from the exons ATGGTAGCTGAACTTCCCGTCATGTTAGACGTTTTAGTGGACGACttggaaaatgatttttttggaGAAGACGATGACGATTTCATCATTTTGGCTGCTGCAGCATCCATATTTGAGAGGAGAAATTTGAATCGAATCCTTGGATATTTTGAGCAAACGATAGCAATGTATTCTCTGGATGAATTTAAAGCTCATTTTC CTGCACGGATGAGAGAAACCTTTGACAGTTTTAGAGACCAATCTATGGGCAGATTTCCTGGTGTTGTGGGCGCTGTTGATGGTACTTTCATACGAGTAAGGGCACCAATGGAGGAACCACAGGCATATGTGTGCAGAAAAAAGTTCCATGCTCTTCAGTTGCAA GTTGTTTGTGATGACAATATGATGCTTCGTGATACATTCACTGGCTGGCCAGGGTCAGTGCATGATTCAAGAGTTCGACGAAACTCATCACAGTTCAGAACAAGTCAACACAAATTTGGAGAAGACACACACCTTCTTGGTGATGGAGGCTATCCTCTTTTAAC ATGGCTTATCACCCCATTCAGAGACAATGGACACGTCACGAGAGAtcaaagaaaattcaacaaaGTCCTATCATCTCTTCGGCAGGTCGTGGAACGTGCAATTGGATTACTTAAAGGACGCTGGAGAAAACTCTCATTGCCAGAAATCTGA
- the LOC137970565 gene encoding uncharacterized protein, giving the protein MKKRLRFARQMKKDHGSDIWTKRVAFYVDCVSYAYKRNPLDQALAPKERIWRKRGEGLTTGCLAKGKKEGTGGKYVRLVVAISYNKDVILCHPYEKMTGRFFANFIDEDFPTMFTLSDKGNENLFVQDNCPCQNSALAKAAMRRTRANLLKFSARCADVLCHENLFPMVSRKLQKQVIEQQITRESYPAFKTRVINTFYSVAIDTVNKLISSMPKRILQLIAVKGGRIKY; this is encoded by the coding sequence ATGAAGAAAAGGCTGAGGTTTGCGCGACAAATGAAAAAAGATCACGGTTCTGATATCTGGACTAAACGTGTGGCTTTCTATGTTGATTGTGTGTCATATGCGTATAAGAGAAATCCCTTAGACCAGGCTTTGGCTCCGAAGGAACGAATTTGGCGAAAACGAGGCGAAGGCCTTACAACTGGTTGTTTGGCCAAAggcaaaaaagaaggaacaggtGGAAAATATGTGAGACTTGTAGTAGCTATCTCCTACAATAAAGATGTAATTCTTTGTCATCCGTATGAAAAAATGACGGGGCGCTTTTTTGCCAATTTCATCGATGAAGATTTCCCGACGATGTTTACGCTGTCAGATAAGGGGAATGAGAACTTATTTGTTCAAGACAATTGTCCATGTCAAAATTCCGCTTTGGCAAAAGCTGCCATGAGGAGAACCCGTGCAAATTTACTCAAGTTCTCTGCGAGATGTGCTGACGTTCTTTGCCACGAAAACCTGTTTCCTATGGTTTCTCGTAAACTACAGAAACAAGTTATTGAGCAACAAATTACCAGAGAATCATATCCTGCGTTTAAGACCCGAGTTATTAACACCTTTTATTCCGTAGCAATCGATACTGTCAATAAGCTCATATCATCCATGCCTAAGCGTATTTTACAACTAATTGCTGTAAAGGGGGGTCGCATAAAATACTAA